A region of Flavobacterium indicum GPTSA100-9 = DSM 17447 DNA encodes the following proteins:
- a CDS encoding RNA polymerase sigma factor yields MANRVQISDAILLKNYVNGDETALAILIERHQAKVYGFIYSKIGDSTISDDIFQDTFIKVIKTLKSNSYNEEGKFLPWVMRIAHNLSIDYFRHNKKMPFQRETEEYSIFNFMTDSSLNVEGKLIENQVENDLQKLIEELPEDQKEVVKMRFYDDLSYKEIADITGVSINTALGRMRYAVINLRKIIEKNNIILTN; encoded by the coding sequence ATGGCAAATCGTGTACAAATTTCGGATGCAATTCTATTGAAGAATTATGTAAATGGCGATGAAACTGCTTTAGCCATTTTGATTGAAAGACATCAAGCAAAAGTGTATGGCTTTATTTATTCAAAAATCGGGGATAGCACAATTAGTGATGATATTTTTCAAGATACCTTTATTAAAGTTATTAAAACTTTAAAATCTAATTCGTATAATGAAGAAGGTAAGTTTTTACCTTGGGTAATGAGAATAGCCCATAATCTTTCAATTGATTATTTTAGACATAACAAAAAAATGCCTTTTCAAAGAGAAACTGAGGAATATAGTATTTTTAACTTTATGACAGATTCATCCTTAAATGTAGAAGGTAAATTAATTGAAAATCAAGTTGAAAATGATCTGCAGAAATTAATTGAAGAATTGCCTGAAGATCAAAAAGAAGTTGTAAAAATGCGTTTTTATGACGATTTAAGTTATAAAGAAATAGCTGATATAACAGGTGTGAGTATAAACACTGCATTGGGCAGAATGCGTTATGCTGTTATTAACTTGAGAAAAATAATAGAAAAAAATAATATTATTTTAACCAATTAG
- a CDS encoding alpha/beta hydrolase yields the protein MSLHYLVREPKVKLEQNPALFLLHGYGSNEEDLFSFANELPEDHYVISVQAPYALQGGFGYAWYAIYFDADENKFSDDQQAKESIHLIAQFIDEISSKLPIDKQKISLIGFSQGAILSYGVAFAYPEKISKIVALSGYFNEKLLPESFDVNKMQHINFFASHGSVDQVIPVEWARKTQPYLEKLGLPITYKEYPVGHGVAPQNFWDFKNWLEQN from the coding sequence ATGAGTTTACATTATTTGGTTAGAGAACCTAAAGTCAAATTAGAACAAAATCCAGCACTATTTTTATTACATGGCTACGGAAGTAATGAAGAAGATTTATTTTCTTTTGCTAATGAATTACCAGAAGATCATTATGTAATTTCTGTTCAGGCTCCTTATGCTTTGCAAGGAGGATTTGGATATGCCTGGTATGCCATTTATTTTGATGCGGATGAAAATAAATTTTCGGATGACCAACAAGCGAAAGAATCTATTCATTTAATTGCCCAATTCATAGATGAAATCAGTTCTAAATTACCAATAGACAAACAAAAAATTAGTTTAATAGGATTTAGTCAAGGAGCAATTCTTAGCTACGGTGTGGCATTTGCTTACCCAGAAAAAATTTCTAAAATAGTAGCATTAAGTGGGTATTTCAATGAAAAACTTTTACCTGAATCATTTGATGTAAACAAAATGCAACATATTAATTTTTTTGCTTCGCATGGCAGTGTAGACCAAGTAATACCGGTGGAATGGGCAAGAAAAACACAACCTTACTTAGAAAAATTAGGTCTACCTATCACCTACAAAGAATACCCGGTAGGTCATGGCGTAGCGCCACAAAATTTTTGGGATTTTAAAAATTGGTTGGAACAGAATTAA
- a CDS encoding DUF1456 family protein: protein MTNNDIFKKLRVALQLRDDQIVEILELVDFRISKGEIGNFFRNEDHPKYVDCGDQVLRNFLNGLVIYLRGTKENPKNPMEVLKTNAANKIPLQKEEQKNNPTSKKPAAKKPFGKSKFADKKPVKSNPVERFKFKPGKDSK, encoded by the coding sequence ATGACAAATAACGATATATTTAAAAAACTTCGTGTTGCCTTACAATTAAGAGACGATCAAATTGTTGAAATTTTAGAATTGGTTGATTTTCGAATTTCAAAAGGAGAAATTGGTAATTTTTTCAGAAACGAAGACCATCCCAAGTATGTGGATTGTGGCGATCAGGTATTGCGTAACTTCTTAAACGGATTGGTAATTTATTTAAGAGGCACTAAAGAAAATCCTAAAAATCCGATGGAGGTTTTAAAAACAAATGCCGCTAATAAAATCCCATTACAAAAAGAAGAACAAAAAAACAATCCGACTTCAAAAAAACCTGCGGCTAAAAAACCGTTTGGAAAATCTAAATTTGCTGACAAAAAACCAGTTAAATCCAATCCCGTTGAACGGTTTAAATTTAAACCGGGCAAAGATTCTAAATAA
- the uvrA gene encoding excinuclease ABC subunit UvrA, whose product MINKDITKLDPKKYILIKGAQLHNLKNIDVAIPRNELIVITGLSGSGKSSLAFDTLYAEGQRRYVESLSSYARQFLGKLDKPKVEYIKGIAPAIAIEQKVNTTNARSTVGTSTEVYDYLKLLFARIGKTYSPISGQEVKKHTVSDVVNFIQTLPLESKWLLLAPIHLEEGRKLIDKLKVLLQQGFARVLVDNQTVRLDDFVATLEMIDEKSLIDKEIVLIVDRIVVKNEEEFYNRIADAIQIAFYEGKGELYIQNTDTNEKIVFNTNFQLDGLDFLEPNIHLFSFNNPYGACPSCEGYGNIIGIDEELVIPNTALSIYENAIFPWRGESMSWYRDQLVNNSHHFDFPIHKPYFELSAAQKQLVWDGNRYFTGLHDFFADLEANNYKIQNRVLLSRYRGKTKCPTCKGKRLRQEANNVKVGGKTISDLVDLPIIQLIPFFNELQLSDYDYKVAKRLLLEIQNRLQFLNDVGLNYLTLNRNSSTLSGGESQRINLATSLGSSLVGSMYILDEPSIGLHPKDTEKLVTVLENLKKLGNTVIVVEHDEDIMKAADMIIDIGPEAGTHGGQLVAQGKYEEILTCDSLTAKYLSGRDTIEVPKKRRKFKNHIEVIGARENNLKNIDVTFPLDCLTVITGVSGSGKSTLVKKILFPALQKKLTGLGDKAGQFTALEGSYSHIKNIEYVDQNPIGRSSRSNPVTYIKAYDDIRDLFAKQNTSKLRGYQAKHFSFNVDGGRCETCKGDGEVTIEMQFMADVHLECETCQGKRFKKEVLEVNFEGKNIDDVLKMTIDEALEFFNLHKQTKITQKLQPLQDVGLGYVQLGQSSSTLSGGEAQRIKLASFLVKGATKEKMLFVFDEPTTGLHFHDIKKLLASFDALIDKGHSIIVIEHNLDLIKCADYIIDIGPEGGANGGNLVAFGTPEEVAKNKKSSTGIYLKEKLN is encoded by the coding sequence ATGATAAACAAAGACATTACGAAGCTAGATCCTAAAAAATACATCTTAATCAAAGGTGCTCAATTGCATAATTTGAAGAACATAGATGTTGCCATTCCAAGAAACGAATTGATAGTGATTACCGGTCTTTCTGGTTCTGGAAAATCTAGTTTAGCTTTTGACACCTTGTATGCTGAAGGTCAGCGCCGTTATGTGGAAAGTTTATCTTCTTATGCGCGTCAATTTCTTGGGAAATTAGACAAACCTAAAGTTGAATATATTAAAGGAATTGCTCCTGCCATTGCCATAGAACAAAAAGTAAATACTACTAATGCTCGATCTACTGTAGGAACTTCAACTGAAGTTTACGACTACTTGAAATTGCTTTTCGCAAGAATTGGAAAAACGTACTCCCCTATTTCTGGTCAGGAAGTAAAAAAACATACCGTTTCAGACGTTGTAAACTTTATTCAAACCTTACCTCTTGAATCAAAATGGTTGTTATTAGCTCCTATCCATTTGGAAGAAGGGAGAAAGTTGATTGATAAACTTAAAGTATTGCTACAACAAGGTTTTGCTCGTGTTTTAGTAGACAATCAAACGGTTCGTTTAGATGATTTTGTCGCTACTCTAGAAATGATTGACGAAAAATCACTTATTGATAAAGAAATTGTCCTGATTGTAGACCGAATCGTGGTTAAAAATGAAGAAGAATTTTACAATCGGATTGCAGATGCCATTCAAATTGCCTTTTATGAAGGTAAAGGCGAATTATATATACAAAATACTGACACTAATGAAAAAATTGTTTTCAATACGAATTTTCAATTAGACGGATTAGATTTTTTAGAACCGAACATCCATTTATTTAGTTTTAATAATCCTTATGGTGCTTGTCCAAGTTGTGAGGGCTATGGGAATATTATAGGCATTGATGAAGAATTAGTGATTCCCAATACCGCTTTATCCATTTATGAAAACGCCATTTTTCCATGGCGAGGGGAAAGTATGAGTTGGTACCGTGATCAATTGGTGAATAATTCACATCATTTTGATTTCCCAATTCACAAACCTTATTTTGAATTGAGTGCAGCACAAAAGCAATTGGTATGGGATGGAAATCGTTATTTTACTGGTTTACATGATTTCTTTGCCGATTTAGAAGCAAATAATTATAAAATTCAAAACAGAGTTTTATTATCAAGATACCGAGGAAAAACAAAATGTCCAACTTGTAAAGGAAAACGCCTTCGTCAAGAAGCCAATAATGTAAAAGTAGGTGGGAAAACAATTTCTGATTTAGTTGATTTACCAATTATTCAACTTATTCCTTTTTTCAACGAATTACAACTTTCTGATTACGATTACAAAGTAGCCAAAAGGTTGTTGTTAGAAATTCAAAATCGTTTACAATTTTTAAACGATGTGGGACTTAATTATTTAACCTTAAACCGAAATTCATCCACTTTATCTGGGGGCGAATCACAGCGCATAAACTTAGCTACATCTTTAGGTAGTAGTTTGGTAGGATCGATGTATATCTTAGACGAACCGAGCATCGGCTTACATCCAAAAGACACCGAAAAATTAGTTACTGTTTTAGAAAATTTGAAAAAATTAGGTAATACAGTAATTGTGGTTGAACATGATGAAGATATTATGAAAGCGGCTGACATGATAATTGACATTGGCCCAGAAGCGGGGACTCATGGAGGACAGTTAGTGGCACAAGGAAAATACGAGGAGATTCTAACCTGTGATTCTTTAACTGCAAAATATTTATCGGGAAGGGACACTATAGAAGTGCCAAAAAAGAGAAGAAAATTTAAAAACCATATCGAAGTCATTGGTGCTCGTGAAAATAATTTAAAAAATATTGACGTTACTTTTCCTTTAGATTGTTTAACTGTCATTACGGGAGTTTCTGGAAGTGGAAAAAGTACACTTGTGAAGAAAATATTATTCCCAGCATTACAAAAAAAGTTGACTGGTTTAGGTGACAAAGCAGGACAATTTACTGCTTTAGAAGGGAGTTATTCGCACATAAAAAATATAGAATATGTTGATCAGAATCCTATTGGTAGAAGTTCACGATCTAATCCGGTGACTTATATCAAAGCTTATGATGATATTCGCGATTTATTTGCTAAACAAAATACGTCTAAATTAAGAGGTTACCAAGCCAAACATTTTTCATTCAATGTTGATGGAGGACGCTGTGAAACCTGTAAAGGTGATGGTGAGGTTACAATAGAAATGCAGTTCATGGCCGATGTTCACTTGGAATGTGAAACGTGCCAAGGAAAAAGATTTAAAAAGGAAGTATTGGAAGTTAATTTTGAAGGAAAAAATATTGATGACGTATTAAAAATGACCATCGATGAAGCCTTGGAATTTTTCAATCTACACAAGCAAACTAAAATCACTCAAAAACTGCAACCGCTACAAGATGTAGGATTAGGATACGTTCAATTAGGTCAATCTTCTTCTACATTATCTGGTGGTGAAGCACAACGTATAAAATTGGCATCATTTTTAGTTAAAGGAGCCACTAAAGAAAAAATGTTGTTTGTATTTGACGAACCAACAACCGGTTTACATTTTCATGATATTAAAAAATTATTAGCTTCATTTGATGCCTTAATAGATAAAGGACATTCCATAATCGTAATTGAACACAATTTAGATTTAATTAAATGTGCTGATTACATCATAGATATTGGTCCTGAAGGTGGTGCTAACGGTGGAAATTTAGTCGCATTTGGTACTCCTGAAGAAGTTGCTAAAAACAAAAAATCTAGTACGGGAATTTATTTAAAAGAGAAATTGAATTAA
- the uvrB gene encoding excinuclease ABC subunit UvrB has product MRFQVVSDYKPTGDQPEAIKKLAHAINAGEKYQTLLGVTGSGKTFTVANVIQEVQKPTLILAHNKTLAAQLYSEFKQFFPNNSVQYFVSYYDYYQPEAFIPVTGTYIEKDLSINDELEKLRLSTTSALLSGRRDIVVISSVSCLYGIGNPVEFQKNVISIENGQQLSRTKLLHRLVQSLYARTEAEFTAGTFRIKGDTVEIFPSYADDPFRIHFFGDEIEEIEAFDATSSKVIERYERLNIYPANMFVTSPDVLQKAIWEIQQDLVKQVDYFKKIGKHLEAKRLEERTNFDLEMIRELGYCSGIENYSRYLDGRQAGTRPFCLLDYFPDDYLMVVDESHVTISQVHAMYGGDRSRKENLVEYGFRLPAAMDNRPLKFEEFEALQNQVLYVSATPADYELQKTGGEFVEQIIRPTGLLDPIIEVRPSANQIDDLIEEIQIRCEADERVLVTTLTKRMAEELAKYLTKVAIRCRYIHSDVDTLERVEIMQDLRKGLYDVLIGVNLLREGLDLPEVSLVAILDADKEGFLRSHRSLTQTVGRAARNVNGKAIMYADKITNSMQRTIDETNYRREKQMNYNLANNKTPQALNKSIENALTKSSIATYNYMDAPKVAAEPVLEYLSKPEIEKKIRELRKLMEKAAKELDFMQAAKFRDEIKSWQDKL; this is encoded by the coding sequence ATGCGTTTTCAAGTTGTATCGGATTACAAACCAACAGGAGATCAGCCTGAAGCTATAAAAAAATTAGCGCATGCAATAAATGCGGGTGAAAAATACCAAACCTTGTTGGGAGTAACCGGTTCTGGTAAAACTTTTACAGTAGCCAATGTGATACAAGAAGTACAAAAGCCAACTTTAATTTTAGCTCATAATAAAACGTTGGCGGCACAATTGTACTCAGAATTTAAGCAATTTTTCCCTAATAATTCCGTTCAATATTTTGTGTCTTACTATGATTATTATCAACCTGAAGCCTTTATTCCTGTAACAGGCACCTATATTGAAAAAGATTTATCCATAAATGATGAGTTGGAAAAATTACGTTTAAGTACCACATCAGCCCTTCTCTCAGGAAGAAGAGATATAGTCGTAATTTCATCGGTATCTTGTCTATATGGTATCGGAAATCCGGTTGAATTTCAAAAAAATGTAATTTCAATAGAAAACGGACAGCAACTCTCAAGAACAAAACTTTTACACCGATTAGTTCAAAGTTTATACGCTAGAACTGAGGCCGAATTTACCGCTGGAACTTTTCGTATCAAAGGTGATACTGTAGAAATTTTCCCTAGTTATGCTGATGATCCGTTTCGAATTCATTTTTTTGGAGATGAAATAGAAGAAATTGAAGCCTTTGACGCTACATCGTCCAAAGTCATTGAGCGTTATGAACGTTTAAATATATATCCTGCGAATATGTTTGTAACCTCTCCCGATGTTTTGCAGAAAGCCATTTGGGAAATTCAACAAGATTTAGTAAAACAAGTTGATTATTTTAAAAAAATAGGTAAACATCTAGAAGCCAAACGTTTAGAGGAACGAACTAATTTCGACTTAGAAATGATTCGAGAATTAGGATATTGCTCGGGTATTGAAAATTATTCGCGTTATTTAGATGGTAGACAAGCAGGCACAAGACCTTTCTGTTTATTGGATTATTTTCCTGATGATTATTTAATGGTTGTTGATGAAAGTCACGTGACTATTTCTCAAGTTCATGCTATGTATGGTGGTGACCGAAGTAGAAAAGAAAACTTGGTTGAATATGGTTTCCGATTACCCGCTGCTATGGACAACAGACCATTAAAATTTGAAGAATTTGAAGCCTTGCAAAATCAGGTTTTATACGTATCTGCCACCCCTGCTGATTATGAATTACAAAAGACAGGTGGCGAATTTGTAGAACAAATTATTCGACCAACAGGTTTATTGGATCCTATTATAGAAGTTCGCCCTAGTGCCAATCAAATTGACGATTTAATTGAAGAAATTCAGATTCGTTGTGAAGCAGATGAACGAGTATTAGTGACTACTTTAACGAAAAGAATGGCAGAAGAATTGGCCAAATATTTGACTAAAGTAGCCATACGTTGCCGTTACATCCATTCAGATGTTGACACCTTAGAACGTGTTGAAATCATGCAAGATTTAAGAAAAGGTTTATATGATGTATTAATTGGAGTAAACTTATTACGTGAAGGCTTAGATTTACCAGAAGTATCATTAGTAGCTATTTTAGATGCTGACAAGGAAGGATTTTTAAGAAGCCACCGTTCTTTAACACAAACAGTGGGAAGAGCTGCAAGAAATGTGAACGGAAAAGCCATTATGTATGCCGATAAAATTACAAATTCAATGCAACGTACAATTGACGAAACCAATTATCGTAGAGAAAAGCAAATGAATTACAATTTGGCAAATAATAAAACGCCACAAGCATTAAATAAATCAATTGAAAATGCACTTACAAAATCTTCAATTGCCACTTATAATTACATGGATGCACCTAAAGTTGCAGCAGAACCTGTATTAGAATATTTAAGTAAGCCCGAAATAGAGAAAAAAATAAGAGAATTACGTAAATTGATGGAAAAAGCAGCTAAAGAACTCGATTTTATGCAAGCAGCCAAATTCAGAGATGAAATTAAATCATGGCAAGATAAATTATAA
- a CDS encoding MBL fold metallo-hydrolase produces the protein MKVYFLGTGTSQGIPVIGSHHSVCLSEDPKDKRLRVSVWIQSDDFSVVIDCGPDFRQQMLKCKCSRIDALLFTHEHADHTAGLDDIRPFYFAQGDIPIYAHQRVLKNLERRFDYIFEKENKYPGAPSVSPIEVKQNEIFKVRNESIEPINASHGNLQVFGYKIRNFVYLTDVKSMEDSEIEKIKGVEVLVINALRYEPHNTHFNIEEALDFISLVQPKKAYLTHISHLMGFHEEVQKKLPKNVYLAYDNLEIEIK, from the coding sequence GTGAAAGTTTATTTTTTAGGTACAGGTACTTCTCAAGGTATTCCAGTAATTGGAAGTCATCATTCTGTATGTTTAAGTGAAGACCCTAAAGACAAGCGTTTGCGGGTTTCTGTTTGGATACAGTCAGATGATTTTTCAGTTGTAATTGACTGTGGTCCAGATTTTAGACAGCAAATGTTGAAATGTAAATGTTCTCGTATAGATGCTTTGTTATTTACACATGAACACGCTGATCATACGGCAGGTTTAGATGATATTAGACCGTTTTATTTTGCACAAGGTGATATTCCCATTTATGCTCACCAACGGGTTCTAAAAAATTTGGAAAGACGTTTTGATTATATTTTTGAAAAAGAGAATAAATACCCAGGTGCCCCTTCCGTAAGTCCTATTGAAGTTAAACAAAATGAAATTTTTAAGGTTAGAAACGAAAGCATCGAACCAATTAATGCAAGTCATGGAAATTTACAAGTTTTTGGATATAAAATTCGAAATTTTGTTTATTTGACGGATGTGAAGTCTATGGAAGATTCCGAAATTGAAAAAATCAAAGGAGTTGAAGTTTTAGTAATTAATGCATTGCGGTACGAACCACATAATACACATTTTAACATTGAAGAAGCATTAGATTTCATATCTTTGGTGCAACCAAAAAAAGCATATTTAACACACATTAGTCATTTGATGGGTTTTCATGAAGAGGTGCAAAAAAAACTGCCTAAAAATGTATACCTTGCTTATGATAATTTAGAAATTGAAATTAAATAA
- a CDS encoding alpha/beta hydrolase yields the protein MLKNNLYFFILILTLSGNLFAQSKIDTLTLFATKLGYHKKIWIYTPVNYNKDIKKKFPVIYMLDGQNLFDTKTSYAGEWQVDETLDSLKANCIVIGIEHGNQERINELTPFKNENYGGGKADLMLDFILHQVMPNINSTYRTKTDKNHTAIFGSSLGGLFAYYAVFKHPDIFGKAGVFSPAFWINKKELLELSKATDKSNAKFYFMCGTKESENMVTDLNELAHDLNRIRCECKMLTKKVIITNGEHNEKLWREQFAKAYLWLF from the coding sequence ATGTTAAAAAATAACCTCTATTTTTTCATCTTAATTTTAACGCTGTCTGGTAACTTGTTCGCTCAAAGCAAGATAGACACCTTAACCCTTTTTGCGACTAAATTGGGTTATCATAAAAAAATATGGATATATACTCCAGTCAATTATAATAAAGATATAAAGAAAAAATTTCCTGTAATTTACATGTTGGATGGTCAAAATTTATTTGATACTAAAACTTCATATGCTGGCGAATGGCAAGTAGACGAAACGTTAGACAGTTTAAAAGCCAATTGTATTGTTATAGGAATTGAACATGGGAATCAAGAGCGAATAAATGAATTAACTCCTTTTAAAAACGAAAATTATGGAGGAGGAAAAGCAGATTTAATGTTGGACTTCATTTTGCATCAAGTCATGCCTAACATCAATTCAACTTACCGAACAAAAACAGATAAAAACCATACCGCTATTTTTGGAAGCTCGTTAGGTGGTTTATTTGCCTATTATGCTGTATTTAAACACCCTGATATTTTTGGAAAAGCGGGAGTTTTTTCTCCTGCCTTTTGGATCAATAAAAAAGAATTGTTGGAATTAAGTAAAGCGACGGATAAATCAAATGCAAAATTTTATTTTATGTGCGGGACCAAGGAAAGTGAAAACATGGTAACGGATTTAAATGAATTGGCGCATGATTTAAATAGAATTCGATGTGAGTGTAAAATGTTAACCAAAAAAGTCATTATTACAAATGGTGAACATAATGAAAAATTATGGCGCGAACAATTTGCAAAAGCGTATCTTTGGCTTTTCTAA
- a CDS encoding endonuclease III domain-containing protein, which yields MTKKEKSTFVINTLNDLYPEIPIPLDHKDAYTLLIAVLLSAQCTDVRVNQITPLLFAKADNPYDMIKMTVEEIQDIIRPCGLSPMKSKGIYGLSKILIEKHNGEVPQNFKDLEELPAVGHKTASVVMSQAFGIPAFPVDTHIHRLMYRWGLSDGKSVEKTEKDAKTLFPKECWNDLHLQIIWYGREYSPARGWNLEKDIITKTIGRKAVINEYYKKNAPK from the coding sequence ATGACTAAGAAAGAGAAATCAACGTTTGTTATAAATACGTTAAATGATTTATACCCTGAAATCCCCATACCTTTAGACCATAAAGATGCCTATACATTATTAATTGCGGTTTTACTTTCAGCTCAATGTACAGATGTAAGGGTAAATCAAATCACACCTTTACTTTTTGCAAAAGCAGATAATCCCTACGACATGATTAAAATGACGGTTGAAGAAATTCAAGACATCATTAGACCTTGTGGACTTTCACCAATGAAATCGAAAGGTATTTATGGTTTATCTAAAATACTAATAGAAAAGCACAATGGCGAGGTTCCTCAAAATTTCAAGGATTTAGAAGAATTACCTGCTGTTGGACATAAAACGGCAAGTGTTGTTATGAGTCAGGCTTTTGGTATACCTGCTTTTCCGGTTGATACGCATATTCATCGATTAATGTACCGTTGGGGATTATCAGATGGGAAAAGTGTAGAAAAAACAGAAAAAGACGCTAAGACTTTATTTCCAAAAGAGTGTTGGAATGACTTACACCTTCAGATAATTTGGTATGGCAGAGAATATTCTCCCGCTAGGGGATGGAATTTAGAAAAAGATATCATCACCAAAACCATTGGAAGGAAAGCAGTAATAAATGAATACTATAAAAAAAATGCTCCAAAATAA
- a CDS encoding TerB family tellurite resistance protein — MEPQEEKLNLLREMIAFALVDGELHDREYDFIEMVATELEIDKPTLHKLFENKDSVQIMKDEFSRICQFYRLALLMHCDDVLHEREQIKINEIGINMGLNPFAMKRILNMMQKSPNGLIDGQTLLALFSEQYN, encoded by the coding sequence ATGGAACCACAAGAAGAAAAATTAAATTTATTACGCGAAATGATTGCCTTTGCACTGGTAGATGGTGAATTACACGATCGAGAATATGATTTTATTGAAATGGTGGCTACAGAATTGGAAATTGATAAACCTACTTTGCACAAGCTATTTGAAAATAAAGACAGTGTTCAAATCATGAAAGATGAATTCAGTCGTATTTGTCAGTTTTATCGTTTGGCGTTGTTAATGCATTGTGATGATGTATTACATGAACGCGAACAAATTAAAATTAATGAAATAGGGATTAATATGGGGCTTAATCCATTTGCCATGAAACGCATTTTAAACATGATGCAAAAATCACCGAATGGTTTAATTGATGGTCAAACCTTATTGGCTTTATTTTCAGAACAGTATAACTAA
- the bcp gene encoding thioredoxin-dependent thiol peroxidase, with protein sequence MTHLKIGDAAPQFSGVDQDGTKHTLEDYKGKKLVVFFYPKANTPGCTAEACDLRDNYERFQANNYELLGVSADSAKAQKKFEEKYDFPFALLADEDKSVINAFGVWGPKKFMGKEYDGIHRTTFVINEDGIIEDIIKEVKTKAHTAQILK encoded by the coding sequence ATGACACATTTAAAAATAGGTGATGCTGCTCCCCAATTTTCAGGAGTAGATCAAGATGGAACAAAACATACTTTAGAAGATTATAAAGGAAAAAAATTGGTTGTTTTTTTCTATCCAAAAGCAAACACGCCCGGTTGTACAGCTGAAGCTTGTGATTTGAGAGATAATTATGAAAGGTTCCAGGCAAATAATTATGAATTATTAGGTGTTAGTGCTGATAGTGCCAAAGCTCAAAAAAAGTTTGAAGAAAAATATGATTTTCCATTTGCTTTGTTGGCCGATGAAGACAAATCAGTGATTAACGCGTTTGGAGTTTGGGGTCCCAAAAAGTTTATGGGTAAAGAATACGATGGTATTCACAGAACCACATTTGTTATAAATGAAGATGGAATTATTGAAGATATTATTAAAGAAGTAAAAACGAAAGCACATACTGCTCAAATTTTAAAATAA